The Metamycoplasma canadense genomic interval TTTTAATGCCCTAGTTTAAAAACTTGATTTTTAATTTTAATCTATTAATTTTTTGGCTTCAGTTAAATTAACACTAAAGAATGTTGTAACACCTCTTTTTTGCATTGTTGCTCCATAGAGCTTATCAACTCTTTCCATTGTTCCTTGACGGTGGGTAATAACAATAAATTGAGTATTTAATTTCAAGCTTTGTAGAAACTCAGCAAAACGAATAACATTAGCTTCATCTAATGCAGCTTCAACCTCATCTAAAATACAAAGTGGTAATGGTTTTGCTTTTAATAATGAGAATAATAAAGAAATTGCAATAAGAGCCTTTTCACCACCTGAAAATAATTTAAGATTCTTAATTGATTTTCCTGGAGGTTGTGCCATAACATCGATACCACTATCTAATAGATTATCAGGATCCGTATATCTAATTTCAGCCATACCGCCACCAAACATTTTAGAAAATACGTATTTAAATTCTTGATTTGCTAATTCCACTGTATTAGTAATTCTTTCAATAATAATTTTGTCCATTTCCCTAATTACTTCTTCAATTGTTTCCTTAGCATCAATAATATCTTTTTCTTGGGTTTTTACTTCATTAAATCTATTTTCAACTTCTTGCAATTGTTCAATTGATTCAATATTAATATGCCCCAATTCTTTAATGTCATTTTTTAAATCTGACACTAATTTTCTTGCTACATTAAAATCAATATCTGGATTATAAAATTCTCTCGCAGTTTCAAAAAGCATATTATATTGTTCTGATAGTCTTTCTTTTGCATATTTAATTGTTGATTCAGCTTTTGCTTTTTCTGCTATTTTTAAAGAATTTTTAGATATTAAATTATTTAATTCAACATTTGCTTCTGTATGGTTAGCATTAGCAATTGAAAATTCTTTTTTAGCAGCTTGTAATAATTCATTTTGAGAAGTTCTTATTGCTAATAAGTCACCTCTTTCTAAAACTAATTTTTGAATTTGTGATGTAATATCAACATTTTGAAATTCATTAATTTCTTCTTTCGAAATATTTTGATACTCAATTCTTAATTCATCAAACCTAGAAGTAATTTCATTTAAGGTTATTTCTTGTTTTTTAGAATCTAAACTTAAATTAGAAAATAAACTACTTAATTCCTCATATTGATTTTCTAGATTATGAAATTGATTTGATTTTCTATTTATTTTTTCGACAATTGTTGGTTTTAATTGTTCTAGTTTTGCTACTTGTTCATCAACAGCTAAAAAAGAAACATTATCATTTTTTTGTCCTCCACTTAAGACTCCACCGACTCTAATAATGTCGCCATCTAAAGTAACAACCATATATCTTTTTTCTAATAATAATGATATTTTATTAGCATTTTCAATATTATCAACAACTAAAATATTTCCAAGTAAGAAACGTTTTAAAATGTTAAATTCCTTATTAGTAGAAACTAATTCTGAAGCAATTCCAAGAAAACCTTTTTGTGTTTGAGCAACAACAACGTGTTGTTCTAAAACATATTTAGGATTTATAGAAGCTAAAGGAATAAATGTTGCTCTTCCACCTTTATTATTTTTTAAAAATTCAATGGCCTTAACTGCTGTATTTGAATTATCAACAACAACGTGTTGCATTGCGTTTGCCAATATTGTTTCGATTGCTAAACTATATTTCGAATCCACACTAATAACTTCTGAAACTAAAGCCTTATATCCTTTAAATAAATGAGCATTTTCAACTATATTTTTGGTTCCTTTTTGTAAATTAGATTTGCTTTGTTTTAATTCTTGAATATAATTAATTTTTGTATTAATTTTTTGTAACTCTTCATTATCTAATTCTAATTCTCTTTTTATTTGACTTTTTTGAGCAGAAATACGTGATATTTCTTGTTCTAATGTTTGAATTTTTTCCTTTTGTTCAGTAATAAATTTTTTTGTATGAAAAATTTTTGTATTTAAATTATTCAATTCTTCTTTTAAAGCTTGCTTTCTTTGTTCATTATTTACTTCTATAGTCGAATTTATTAACATTTCCCGATGTTTTTCTTCTTTAGCTGAACGAATTTCTAAATTATTAATTTCTTCAGTCATTTCATCAATTTTTTTTGTCAAGGAAGACACGCTTTTATCTAAAGAAACCATTAATTCTGATTTTTTATCAGAAATATCTTTATACATCTTAATTTTAATTTCAAGATTTTCTTTTTTTTGGTAATAAATAATAGAATCTGATTCTAATTTTTCTAAACTATCTGAATATGCCATAAAATCATGCACCAACAAAGAAACTTCAACTTCTTTTAATTGTTCAGATTTAAGTTTAAAAATTTTAGCCTTTTCAGCTTGTTTTTGTAATGGTTTAATTTGTTTTTCTAATTCCTGCACAACAATAGCTATTTGTTCTAAGGCTTCTTGAGTTCTGATTAATTTTCTATCAGCTTCGGCTTTTCTTGAACGATACATTGATGTTCCTGAAGCTTCTTCAAAAATTTCACGACGTCTTTCAGGTGTTGCTTCAGCGATATCAGAAATTGTACCTTGACCTATAATAGCTAATGAAGATTTAGAAATACCACTTTGCATTGCTATTTCTTTAATATCTTT includes:
- a CDS encoding AAA family ATPase, yielding MKLIQVEAHGFKSFADKVTLKFDGGVVAIIGPNGSGKSNINDAIRWVLGETSSKVLRGDNMEDVIFAGSKTEKEMNRAEVILTFDNRDRAVDIPHDFFTISRVLNRGKGANEYYINGEIAKQKDIKEIAMQSGISKSSLAIIGQGTISDIAEATPERRREIFEEASGTSMYRSRKAEADRKLIRTQEALEQIAIVVQELEKQIKPLQKQAEKAKIFKLKSEQLKEVEVSLLVHDFMAYSDSLEKLESDSIIYYQKKENLEIKIKMYKDISDKKSELMVSLDKSVSSLTKKIDEMTEEINNLEIRSAKEEKHREMLINSTIEVNNEQRKQALKEELNNLNTKIFHTKKFITEQKEKIQTLEQEISRISAQKSQIKRELELDNEELQKINTKINYIQELKQSKSNLQKGTKNIVENAHLFKGYKALVSEVISVDSKYSLAIETILANAMQHVVVDNSNTAVKAIEFLKNNKGGRATFIPLASINPKYVLEQHVVVAQTQKGFLGIASELVSTNKEFNILKRFLLGNILVVDNIENANKISLLLEKRYMVVTLDGDIIRVGGVLSGGQKNDNVSFLAVDEQVAKLEQLKPTIVEKINRKSNQFHNLENQYEELSSLFSNLSLDSKKQEITLNEITSRFDELRIEYQNISKEEINEFQNVDITSQIQKLVLERGDLLAIRTSQNELLQAAKKEFSIANANHTEANVELNNLISKNSLKIAEKAKAESTIKYAKERLSEQYNMLFETAREFYNPDIDFNVARKLVSDLKNDIKELGHINIESIEQLQEVENRFNEVKTQEKDIIDAKETIEEVIREMDKIIIERITNTVELANQEFKYVFSKMFGGGMAEIRYTDPDNLLDSGIDVMAQPPGKSIKNLKLFSGGEKALIAISLLFSLLKAKPLPLCILDEVEAALDEANVIRFAEFLQSLKLNTQFIVITHRQGTMERVDKLYGATMQKRGVTTFFSVNLTEAKKLID